From the Paenibacillus sp. FSL H8-0548 genome, one window contains:
- the dapB gene encoding 4-hydroxy-tetrahydrodipicolinate reductase → MTTQKIRVAVAGASGRMGREVVKMVLEDETLQLVAAVAPSAGPVDAGVFAGKPNTGVLASASLEEALSGTKADVLVDFTVPQAAYNNAKLSIQYGVRPIMGTTGFTPEQIEELDELCQEKGIGGLIAPNFSIGAILMMKFAAEAAKYLPHVEIIEYHGDQKLDAPSGTSIKTAELISEARKELRQGNPNEEEVIEGARGGYYNGFRIHSVRLPGVFAQQEVVFGGNGQTLKIRHDSYDRAGYMPGVNVAVNKIMTYSGLIYGFEHIME, encoded by the coding sequence ATGACAACACAAAAAATTCGTGTGGCAGTAGCGGGAGCAAGTGGAAGAATGGGACGCGAGGTCGTGAAAATGGTGCTGGAGGATGAGACGCTTCAATTGGTTGCTGCCGTCGCTCCTTCGGCGGGTCCCGTAGATGCAGGCGTATTTGCAGGGAAACCCAATACGGGCGTTTTGGCCAGTGCTTCACTTGAGGAAGCACTTAGCGGTACAAAAGCGGACGTGCTCGTTGATTTCACGGTGCCGCAAGCCGCTTATAACAATGCGAAGCTTTCTATACAATATGGTGTTCGCCCCATTATGGGGACAACAGGATTCACGCCTGAACAAATCGAGGAGCTGGACGAGCTTTGCCAAGAGAAAGGAATTGGCGGCTTGATTGCTCCTAACTTCTCCATCGGTGCAATTTTGATGATGAAATTTGCCGCTGAGGCTGCCAAATATTTGCCTCATGTCGAAATCATTGAATATCATGGAGATCAGAAGCTGGATGCACCATCAGGCACATCGATCAAAACCGCTGAGCTTATCTCTGAAGCACGCAAAGAGCTGAGACAAGGCAACCCAAACGAGGAAGAAGTTATTGAGGGCGCACGCGGCGGATATTATAACGGTTTTCGTATACATAGTGTTAGGCTGCCGGGTGTGTTTGCTCAGCAAGAGGTCGTGTTTGGCGGCAACGGTCAAACGCTCAAAATTCGTCACGATTCCTATGATCGTGCAGGATACATGCCAGGCGTGAATGTTGCAGTGAATAAGATAATGACTTACAGTGGTTTAATATACGGCTTCGAACATATTATGGAGTAG
- a CDS encoding zf-HC2 domain-containing protein: MNCNDAQEKFGEYWDLSETDEDRAAIDQHLLECTECAEQFQLWEESEDMIRFLSEEDDNLALTDHVNRNVMDRIYAEQSWLMPVPNKSYHFSKSFRRNIAIIVAACMAMFASAFFVFVFDHQGGVTKAEIAELSGLMDTVNASGDGIVTAGFFAEIPVASISDPFVLKVMPAFPQYYVALSLLGMIMTLLILNWLSRTRS, from the coding sequence ATGAATTGCAACGATGCGCAAGAAAAATTCGGCGAATATTGGGATTTATCTGAGACTGATGAGGATCGGGCTGCTATTGATCAACATTTGCTGGAATGCACAGAGTGTGCGGAGCAATTCCAGCTGTGGGAAGAGAGCGAGGATATGATTCGTTTTCTTTCGGAGGAAGACGACAATTTAGCTCTAACCGATCATGTGAACAGGAATGTAATGGATCGCATCTATGCTGAACAATCCTGGCTCATGCCTGTTCCGAACAAAAGCTATCATTTTTCCAAATCGTTTCGCCGTAATATTGCAATCATCGTTGCAGCGTGCATGGCCATGTTTGCAAGTGCGTTTTTTGTATTCGTATTCGATCATCAGGGTGGGGTTACTAAGGCTGAAATTGCTGAGCTAAGCGGTTTGATGGATACAGTAAATGCATCAGGAGACGGAATTGTAACGGCTGGATTTTTTGCAGAGATTCCTGTTGCCAGCATTAGTGATCCTTTCGTTTTGAAGGTAATGCCAGCATTTCCTCAGTATTATGTTGCTTTGTCATTGCTTGGTATGATTATGACACTACTTATTTTGAACTGGCTCTCTAGAACGAGGAGCTAA
- a CDS encoding sporulation protein YpjB has translation MRMRIIVPFVICTVMSISFVGSVWGNYNSNVLYASLLSASSDKQLQRLDEIAGSLYEAAYTNNRQAGFQQVQQLQRMMTVELRRASGHKEGWIAMEQDARSIERALVNSQMSSEWLLQAARIRLAADALVRPEHALLLQYESIMQDDLSRVEKAWKRQTGDGAIAARASMNSLEAHMKRVEPAMNLLYGSMHGAEVVERISYTNRLLEASRSNTTNDAMIDRSIIALKESIVHMYDKSGRAEVLPTTAIASTSNPLSWTLFLGAFISAILTYSGWRKYKLNPFGVKPLP, from the coding sequence ATGAGGATGCGCATAATAGTTCCATTCGTCATATGTACCGTCATGTCGATTAGTTTTGTCGGATCCGTTTGGGGGAACTACAATTCAAACGTTCTATACGCCAGCCTATTGTCAGCAAGCTCAGATAAACAGCTCCAGCGATTGGATGAGATCGCTGGCTCTTTATATGAAGCAGCTTATACGAATAATCGTCAAGCAGGCTTCCAGCAGGTTCAACAGTTGCAGCGTATGATGACAGTAGAGCTTCGAAGAGCTTCAGGACACAAAGAGGGCTGGATCGCTATGGAACAGGATGCAAGGTCTATTGAGCGTGCGCTGGTAAACAGCCAGATGAGCTCGGAGTGGCTGCTTCAGGCTGCACGTATTCGATTGGCTGCAGATGCGCTCGTGCGACCAGAGCATGCACTTCTTCTGCAATATGAGAGCATCATGCAGGATGACCTGTCGCGAGTAGAGAAGGCGTGGAAGCGCCAAACGGGTGACGGTGCGATTGCTGCACGGGCGTCGATGAATAGCTTGGAGGCACATATGAAGCGTGTTGAGCCGGCGATGAATCTGTTATATGGCAGCATGCATGGGGCAGAAGTAGTAGAGAGAATAAGCTATACGAATCGACTATTGGAAGCTAGTAGGTCAAATACGACGAATGACGCTATGATCGACCGTTCAATTATTGCATTAAAGGAATCGATTGTTCATATGTACGATAAAAGTGGACGAGCTGAAGTGCTGCCAACGACAGCGATTGCTTCGACATCAAATCCACTGAGCTGGACACTTTTCTTGGGAGCTTTTATTTCAGCTATCCTAACGTATTCGGGATGGCGAAAGTATAAGTTAAATCCGTTTGGTGTAAAACCACTTCCGTAA
- a CDS encoding nucleotide pyrophosphohydrolase, with the protein MSEKTLTDIQREVDDYISQFKEGYFSPLALMARMSEEVGELAREVNHFYGEKPKKADEAENTVEMELGDILFILSCFANSLNIDLTEAHNKVMHKFAIRDANRWTKKNTEL; encoded by the coding sequence ATGTCGGAAAAAACATTGACAGATATTCAGCGAGAAGTAGATGATTACATATCACAATTCAAAGAAGGCTATTTCAGTCCGCTTGCCCTGATGGCTAGAATGTCAGAGGAAGTCGGTGAGCTTGCCCGCGAAGTAAACCATTTTTACGGGGAAAAACCAAAAAAAGCCGATGAAGCGGAAAATACCGTTGAAATGGAGCTAGGCGATATTTTATTTATCCTTTCATGCTTCGCTAATTCACTTAATATTGATTTAACGGAAGCACACAATAAGGTTATGCATAAGTTTGCGATTCGCGATGCGAATCGTTGGACGAAGAAAAATACCGAACTGTAA
- the mgsA gene encoding methylglyoxal synthase produces MLNIAFIAHDRKKEEIVNFVIAYEKVFVPHKLYSTGTTGSRIMEQTNLSIHRFMSGPLGGDQQIGALVAQNEMDLIIFLRDPLMAQPHEPDIIALLRLCDVQGIPVATNVATAELLVKALERGDFAWRELVHKYKPGVPE; encoded by the coding sequence ATGTTGAACATTGCATTTATCGCACATGATCGCAAAAAAGAGGAAATCGTTAATTTTGTTATCGCTTATGAGAAAGTATTTGTACCGCATAAATTGTACTCTACTGGTACAACAGGAAGTCGTATTATGGAACAGACAAACTTGTCAATTCACCGTTTTATGTCTGGACCGCTAGGTGGAGACCAACAGATCGGCGCATTAGTAGCTCAAAATGAGATGGATCTTATTATCTTTTTGCGTGATCCTCTCATGGCGCAGCCTCATGAGCCGGATATTATTGCCTTGCTTCGCCTTTGCGATGTTCAAGGTATTCCAGTAGCTACAAATGTGGCAACTGCTGAATTATTAGTTAAAGCGCTTGAACGCGGAGATTTTGCGTGGCGTGAGCTTGTCCATAAATATAAACCAGGTGTTCCAGAATGA
- a CDS encoding sigma-70 family RNA polymerase sigma factor produces the protein MTDSQLIREIKDGNVELYSELMRRYQRKILAFIYHMLKSAKLELMAEDLCSETFYKAYRSLHSFRELDASFSTWLYTIARNTVLSELRKQKSAHISLDESDYEPVASLDAVPEQQVLRKERMAMVREAINNLPEKQRSALILREYDQLDYQEIANILGQTVSSVKSLLFRARASVKTQLEPYFGQTPLMEEYEGMNTR, from the coding sequence ATGACTGATTCCCAATTAATACGTGAGATAAAGGATGGCAATGTCGAGCTCTACTCCGAGCTAATGCGGCGCTATCAAAGAAAAATATTAGCATTTATCTATCATATGTTAAAGAGCGCAAAGCTGGAGCTGATGGCTGAGGATTTGTGTTCCGAAACCTTTTATAAAGCATACCGCAGCCTCCATTCTTTCCGGGAGCTGGATGCTTCTTTTTCAACATGGCTATATACCATTGCTCGGAATACAGTACTTAGTGAGCTTCGCAAGCAAAAATCAGCTCATATATCACTCGATGAATCGGATTATGAGCCTGTAGCTTCGCTAGATGCAGTGCCAGAGCAGCAAGTGCTCCGGAAGGAAAGAATGGCAATGGTTCGAGAGGCGATCAACAATTTGCCAGAGAAACAACGCTCAGCGCTTATTCTTCGGGAATATGACCAGCTGGACTATCAAGAAATTGCGAATATTTTAGGACAGACGGTCAGTTCTGTGAAATCACTGCTTTTCCGAGCAAGAGCAAGCGTTAAAACGCAGCTGGAGCCATATTTCGGACAAACGCCGCTGATGGAAGAATACGAAGGGATGAATACGAGATGA
- a CDS encoding histidine phosphatase family protein → MLIGFVRHGKTDWNAEGKIQGQTDIPLNEEGIKQAIALANRLSNEAPIWDAVISSDLKRAHATALIIAEKLNITLLDGDSRLRERYFGEVEGTTEQERHERWGKEWKESAAGVEPSGDVRARGLNALQEWQHEYPSRNLLVVSHGSFLAQLLNEICMQLQDEHIANLSYTILELRDEKWHPQLYNCTKHLSI, encoded by the coding sequence TTGTTGATTGGATTCGTGAGACACGGAAAGACAGATTGGAACGCTGAAGGGAAAATTCAAGGACAAACCGATATCCCGTTGAATGAAGAAGGAATAAAACAAGCGATTGCATTAGCAAATCGGCTGAGTAATGAAGCACCTATTTGGGATGCTGTAATATCAAGTGATCTTAAACGGGCTCATGCCACGGCTCTCATTATCGCAGAGAAGCTAAATATTACCTTATTAGACGGTGACTCTCGTTTGCGAGAGCGGTACTTTGGCGAGGTTGAAGGGACTACTGAGCAAGAGAGGCACGAGCGCTGGGGCAAGGAATGGAAAGAGTCTGCAGCGGGCGTAGAGCCTAGTGGGGACGTTAGAGCTAGAGGTCTGAATGCACTTCAAGAGTGGCAGCATGAATATCCATCACGCAATTTGCTAGTTGTGTCTCATGGCAGCTTTCTAGCACAATTGCTCAATGAGATATGCATGCAGCTGCAGGATGAGCATATTGCAAATCTCTCCTACACGATATTGGAGCTTCGTGATGAGAAATGGCATCCGCAGCTATATAACTGCACCAAACATTTGAGCATATAA
- a CDS encoding gamma carbonic anhydrase family protein: MLIPYKGVMPKIHEDVYIAEGAKIIGDVTIAEKSSVWFNAVLRGDLAPIQIGHSCNVQDGVVGHLNSNQPLILADEVSIGHAAIIHGCTLGRGTLIGMGAIVLNGADIGEYALIGAGSIVTENKKIPSYTLSIGSPAKVVRELTDEDLLRMRKTMESYVTKGVEYRIS, from the coding sequence TTGTTGATTCCATACAAGGGCGTCATGCCCAAAATTCACGAAGATGTTTACATAGCAGAGGGAGCAAAAATTATTGGCGATGTAACGATCGCTGAGAAAAGCAGCGTGTGGTTTAATGCGGTTTTGCGCGGCGATCTTGCTCCCATACAAATTGGACACAGCTGTAACGTTCAAGATGGAGTCGTGGGTCATTTGAATAGCAATCAGCCTTTAATTTTAGCTGATGAGGTGTCGATTGGGCATGCCGCAATTATACACGGCTGTACCCTAGGCAGAGGCACATTAATTGGAATGGGGGCAATCGTACTTAACGGCGCAGACATTGGTGAATATGCTTTAATAGGAGCCGGTTCGATTGTTACAGAGAATAAAAAAATACCATCCTATACTCTATCTATCGGTTCACCTGCTAAAGTCGTAAGAGAGCTTACAGATGAGGATTTATTGCGTATGAGAAAAACGATGGAAAGCTATGTGACTAAGGGAGTAGAATATAGGATCTCTTAA
- a CDS encoding menaquinol-cytochrome c reductase cytochrome b/c subunit, giving the protein MAHGHNSNEKVVYVGDSRVKKSNHPNIPPDYTSFPGKSEAFIPNFLLKEWMVGCVVLVGFLVWVIAEPAPLGYPADPTNAAFIPMPDWYFLFLYQFLKYPYVSQDYILLGTVGIPGIMFGALLLAPFLDTGKERRFYRRPIASSLMGLTLIACIYLTVVSWDHYQHQLEINGQVPEHHERADKAREAALAGQERPNYTKPTVEASLVDANDPAMDIAVQAKCISCHAADLKGQASYPSLVGVGDILSKEQLVDVITNGRNNMPPFKDSLSAEEIDELSTWLSKQKAVSE; this is encoded by the coding sequence ATGGCGCATGGTCATAATTCGAACGAGAAGGTTGTCTATGTAGGCGACTCGCGTGTTAAGAAAAGCAACCATCCGAACATCCCGCCAGACTATACTTCTTTCCCAGGTAAATCGGAAGCGTTTATTCCGAACTTCCTACTGAAGGAATGGATGGTAGGCTGTGTTGTGTTGGTCGGTTTTCTAGTATGGGTTATTGCTGAGCCAGCACCGCTTGGTTATCCAGCAGATCCAACGAATGCTGCTTTCATACCGATGCCGGACTGGTACTTCTTGTTCCTGTATCAATTTTTGAAATATCCGTACGTTTCACAAGACTACATCTTGCTAGGTACGGTTGGTATTCCGGGTATAATGTTCGGCGCATTGCTGCTTGCACCGTTTTTGGATACTGGTAAGGAGCGTCGCTTCTACCGCCGTCCAATTGCATCATCATTAATGGGTCTAACGCTTATTGCTTGTATATACTTGACCGTTGTGTCATGGGATCATTACCAGCATCAGTTGGAAATTAACGGACAAGTACCGGAGCATCATGAGCGTGCTGACAAAGCACGTGAGGCTGCATTAGCTGGTCAAGAGCGTCCAAACTATACGAAACCAACGGTTGAAGCTTCACTTGTGGATGCCAATGATCCAGCAATGGATATTGCTGTTCAGGCAAAATGCATTAGTTGTCACGCAGCTGATTTGAAGGGTCAGGCTTCATACCCTAGCTTGGTTGGCGTTGGCGATATACTATCGAAAGAACAGCTTGTTGATGTAATTACAAATGGCCGCAATAACATGCCTCCATTTAAAGATTCTTTGTCTGCTGAAGAAATCGATGAGCTTTCAACATGGTTGTCTAAGCAAAAAGCTGTTTCGGAATAA
- a CDS encoding DUF1405 domain-containing protein has protein sequence MLAFFWSREFLLSRSFLWLLFLVNLGGTIYGYIWYEGQLIETFNEHALWQLVFVPDSPTASLFFTVALLYLLFPLQRSYGISRILQYAIEGLAVVCSVKYGIWAVSMIVAGAWQGGELNWQDYMLMASHLGMAFEALLFFRFMKAGWIALAVATGWLLLNDTVDYAYGVYPYLPRELHDDISAVRMFTYGLSIFSLCAALLVWRFRKKA, from the coding sequence ATGCTCGCCTTTTTTTGGAGCCGTGAATTTTTACTCAGCCGTTCGTTTTTGTGGCTGCTTTTTCTAGTTAATCTTGGAGGAACAATCTATGGATACATATGGTATGAAGGTCAATTAATCGAAACCTTTAATGAGCATGCGCTTTGGCAGCTTGTTTTTGTGCCGGATTCTCCAACGGCCAGCTTGTTTTTTACGGTAGCCCTCCTTTATTTATTATTTCCGCTTCAGCGCTCTTACGGTATTTCGAGAATTCTACAATATGCGATTGAAGGATTAGCTGTCGTATGCTCGGTTAAATATGGCATTTGGGCAGTATCGATGATCGTAGCGGGAGCTTGGCAGGGCGGTGAGCTGAATTGGCAGGACTACATGCTTATGGCTTCTCATTTAGGAATGGCGTTTGAAGCGCTCCTTTTTTTCCGGTTTATGAAGGCTGGCTGGATTGCATTGGCGGTGGCAACAGGCTGGCTGCTTCTCAATGATACGGTAGATTACGCGTATGGTGTGTATCCTTATCTTCCTCGAGAGCTTCATGATGATATATCAGCTGTAAGAATGTTTACATATGGCTTGTCTATCTTTAGTCTATGCGCTGCTTTACTAGTATGGCGTTTTAGAAAGAAGGCATAG
- a CDS encoding YitT family protein has protein sequence MSKIIRQIRMVIPILLGTAIYAFGLQYFVIPNQLMEGGVTGISVLLNYAAGIPLSISTLVLNIPLFLLGLKTLGRGQMMYTLVGIVSLSAFLALIEQLINRKWLIPFASSHDYMLAALYAGVTLGTGLGIVFRFGGTTGGVDIIARIISRSKGMSMGQIILSLDAVIIGISLFYISIEKVLYTLVVVFIASKLIDFIQDGAYAAKAFSIISEHGEAISQKITLELERGVTLIPAKGAFSGQQKEIVYCVVQRQEIRRLKMIIRNIDPRAFIVINEVQDVLGEGFKEE, from the coding sequence ATGTCAAAAATAATAAGACAAATACGAATGGTTATTCCTATTTTGCTCGGCACTGCGATCTACGCTTTTGGTCTGCAATACTTCGTCATCCCTAACCAACTGATGGAGGGTGGCGTTACAGGCATATCCGTATTGCTTAATTATGCAGCGGGCATACCGCTTTCTATCTCCACATTAGTTCTGAATATTCCATTATTTCTCCTCGGCCTTAAGACGCTTGGCCGCGGCCAAATGATGTATACGCTTGTCGGAATTGTCTCCTTGTCAGCATTCCTAGCACTAATTGAACAGCTTATTAACCGAAAATGGCTCATTCCCTTTGCCAGCTCACATGACTATATGCTGGCCGCCTTATATGCAGGAGTAACATTAGGAACAGGACTTGGCATCGTATTCCGCTTTGGTGGTACCACGGGAGGCGTTGATATTATTGCCCGAATTATATCAAGGTCAAAGGGCATGAGTATGGGACAAATTATTTTGAGCTTGGATGCCGTCATTATCGGAATATCGTTATTTTATATTTCAATTGAGAAGGTGCTCTACACATTAGTTGTCGTATTTATCGCTTCGAAGCTGATCGATTTCATTCAAGACGGCGCTTATGCAGCCAAAGCCTTCTCCATCATATCTGAGCATGGTGAAGCCATATCACAGAAAATCACACTAGAGCTAGAACGAGGAGTTACCCTGATACCAGCAAAGGGCGCATTCTCAGGACAGCAAAAAGAGATCGTCTATTGCGTCGTTCAGAGGCAGGAAATTCGCCGTCTGAAAATGATCATTCGCAATATCGATCCCCGTGCTTTTATTGTTATCAATGAAGTACAAGATGTTCTAGGAGAAGGCTTCAAGGAAGAATAA
- a CDS encoding cytochrome b6, translated as MFKSVYNWIDERLDITPLWRDVADHEVPEHVNPAHHFSAFVYCFGGLTFFITVIQILSGMFLTMYYVPDIINAYASVDYLQHKVAFGQIVRGMHHFGASLVIVMMFLHTLRVFFTGSYKAPREMNWVVGMLIFFIMLGLGFTGYLLPWDNKAYYATKVGVQIAESVPVIGPYIASFLYGGDIVGAQTLTRFFAIHVFFLPGALIAMLAAHFIMIRKQGISGPL; from the coding sequence ATGTTTAAAAGTGTATACAACTGGATCGACGAACGTCTTGACATTACGCCGCTATGGAGAGATGTGGCTGACCACGAGGTGCCTGAGCACGTTAACCCGGCACACCATTTCTCTGCATTCGTTTATTGTTTCGGCGGCTTGACGTTTTTTATCACAGTTATTCAAATCTTATCCGGTATGTTCCTGACAATGTATTATGTTCCTGACATTATTAACGCTTATGCAAGCGTTGATTACCTGCAGCACAAAGTAGCATTCGGACAAATTGTTCGAGGCATGCACCATTTTGGGGCAAGCTTAGTTATTGTAATGATGTTCCTACATACCTTACGAGTGTTTTTTACTGGTTCTTACAAAGCACCGAGGGAAATGAACTGGGTTGTCGGAATGCTGATCTTCTTTATTATGTTAGGCCTAGGTTTCACAGGCTACCTGCTTCCTTGGGATAACAAAGCATACTACGCAACAAAAGTTGGTGTCCAAATTGCTGAATCCGTTCCGGTAATCGGACCATATATCGCTTCATTCCTTTATGGGGGCGATATCGTAGGCGCGCAAACGCTGACTCGTTTCTTTGCGATCCATGTGTTCTTCTTGCCTGGCGCTCTGATTGCAATGTTGGCTGCGCACTTTATCATGATTCGGAAACAAGGTATTTCGGGACCACTTTAA
- a CDS encoding DUF2487 family protein: MKFSEISKEKWEELSPYLDTCLLPVTGMTESIEPYEATKWLEQLRDIMDLIEIPFKGRVVTYPAWHYVDKPEQISGQVERWCSSMKQSGFRYIIVVTANGDFTFESPSIDLWFKPDEDGVLPLQAVVSERIRTLWSGQAT; encoded by the coding sequence ATGAAGTTTAGTGAAATTTCGAAGGAAAAATGGGAGGAGCTTAGCCCCTATTTGGACACCTGCTTGCTGCCTGTAACAGGAATGACAGAGTCAATAGAGCCTTATGAGGCGACGAAATGGCTGGAGCAGCTGCGAGATATTATGGATTTAATAGAAATTCCGTTCAAAGGACGCGTTGTCACCTATCCTGCTTGGCATTATGTAGATAAGCCCGAACAAATATCGGGGCAAGTAGAACGATGGTGCTCTTCAATGAAGCAATCAGGCTTTCGTTACATTATAGTCGTAACAGCTAATGGGGATTTCACTTTCGAAAGTCCATCGATTGATTTGTGGTTTAAACCTGATGAGGATGGCGTGCTGCCGCTCCAAGCAGTCGTATCAGAACGAATTCGCACATTATGGAGCGGACAAGCTACATGA
- a CDS encoding tetratricopeptide repeat protein, whose amino-acid sequence MDGESCIKKAYEYILNSDFEQAIYWFEQAIEADPENAFYYHICAVSCARSGKWLKAKQLAETAVELDPEHAEYSYHLQTIEAKLLFAEADLLLAKIPPKLNEAVELLERASALDPLCFEAYYTLGVLYASRGQYDKATKNAREAMRLDPSHSAVRTLFADVNRKRRMLHMRINARKRKRNR is encoded by the coding sequence ATGGATGGCGAGAGCTGCATCAAAAAAGCTTACGAATATATTTTAAACAGCGACTTTGAGCAAGCGATATATTGGTTCGAGCAAGCAATAGAGGCTGATCCCGAAAATGCATTTTATTATCATATCTGTGCTGTTTCTTGCGCACGCAGCGGTAAATGGCTGAAAGCGAAGCAGCTTGCTGAGACAGCGGTTGAATTAGACCCCGAGCATGCAGAATACAGTTATCATTTGCAGACCATTGAAGCGAAGCTGCTCTTTGCAGAGGCGGACCTCTTGCTTGCAAAGATACCGCCAAAGCTCAATGAGGCGGTTGAGCTGCTTGAGAGAGCATCAGCGCTTGATCCGCTATGTTTTGAAGCTTATTACACACTCGGTGTCTTATATGCTTCGAGAGGACAATATGATAAGGCAACTAAAAACGCGCGTGAAGCGATGCGGCTTGACCCCAGCCATTCAGCAGTAAGAACGCTGTTTGCTGACGTTAATCGCAAAAGACGCATGCTGCATATGCGAATAAATGCAAGAAAAAGAAAAAGGAACAGGTGA
- a CDS encoding ubiquinol-cytochrome c reductase iron-sulfur subunit, with protein sequence MSNHEQHETAHRPVQRKEMSRRQFLSYTLGGTTAFMMGGAVLPMVRFAVDPLLVKKGEGTYVKVVEESKITNEPQEFKFKIHQIDGWYVSDPELAAWISKDANGNIFALSPICKHLGCTIGWNTKGQNEYDCPCHDARYSKDGKNITVSPNPLDEYEVKLEDGFVYLGPVMPNTRTS encoded by the coding sequence ATGAGTAACCATGAACAACACGAGACCGCGCATCGACCGGTTCAGCGCAAAGAAATGTCCCGGCGTCAATTTTTGTCATATACGCTTGGTGGCACAACTGCATTTATGATGGGTGGCGCGGTATTGCCAATGGTTCGTTTCGCAGTGGACCCGCTCTTAGTGAAGAAGGGTGAGGGCACTTACGTAAAAGTTGTGGAAGAGAGCAAAATTACGAACGAGCCGCAAGAATTTAAATTTAAAATTCATCAGATCGATGGTTGGTACGTGAGTGATCCAGAGCTTGCAGCTTGGATTTCGAAGGATGCAAACGGTAATATTTTTGCGCTTTCACCCATTTGTAAGCACTTGGGCTGTACCATTGGCTGGAACACGAAAGGCCAAAACGAGTACGATTGTCCTTGTCATGACGCGCGCTACTCGAAAGACGGGAAAAACATAACGGTTTCCCCAAATCCATTGGATGAATACGAAGTGAAGCTTGAGGATGGATTCGTATACTTGGGTCCAGTAATGCCGAATACAAGAACGAGTTAA
- a CDS encoding IDEAL domain-containing protein, which yields MDKMKVTYEAMLGLAAEFVLDDAVLKFQTSRIYDGIDKALAAGDEDTFYRLAKQLNALKK from the coding sequence ATGGACAAAATGAAAGTAACGTATGAAGCGATGCTAGGTTTAGCCGCAGAATTTGTACTGGACGATGCGGTATTAAAATTTCAAACCTCTCGAATCTACGACGGAATTGACAAAGCACTGGCCGCAGGTGACGAGGATACGTTTTACCGTCTTGCGAAACAGCTAAATGCCTTAAAAAAATAG